In a single window of the Enoplosus armatus isolate fEnoArm2 chromosome 15, fEnoArm2.hap1, whole genome shotgun sequence genome:
- the LOC139297337 gene encoding obg-like ATPase 1 translates to MPPKKVEAPKQPPLIGRFGTSLKIGIVGLPNVGKSTFFNVLTKSQAAAENFPFCTIDPNESRVPVPDERFDFLCQYHKPASKVPAFLNIVDIAGLVKGAHSGQGLGNAFLSHISACDGIFHMTRAFDDEDIIHVEGNVDPVRDIEIIHEELRLKDEEMITPIIDKLEKTAIRGNDKKLKPEYDIMVKIKNWIVDEKKHIRFCHDWNDKEIEVLNKYLFLTSKPMIYLVNLSEKDYIRKKNKWLAKIKEWVDTHDAGSLVIPVSGALEAKLLDIEDEEEKKKYCEEQKTQSVLTKIIKAGYAALQLEYFFTAGPDEVRAWTVRKGSKAPQAAGKIHTDFEKGFIMAEVMKFSDFKEEGSEGAAKAAGKYRQQGRNYIVEDGDIIFFKFNTPNAPKKKP, encoded by the exons ATGCCCCCCAAAAAGGTAGAAGCCCCGAAACAGCCTCCATTGATTGGACGATTTGGAACCTCTCTGAAAATTGGAATTGTGGGATTACCTAATGTCGG GAAATCCACCTTTTTCAATGTGCTGACTAAAAGccaagctgctgcagagaacTTCCCATTCTGCACAATCGACCCAAATGAGAGCAGGGTGCCTGTTCCCGATGAGCGTTTTGATTTCCTCTGCCAATACCACAAACCAGCcag TAAGGTTCCAGCTTTTCTAAACATTGTGGACATTGCTGGTCTGGTGAAGGGAGCTCACTCAGGACAGGGACTTGGAAACGCCTTTCTCTCCCATATCAGCGCCTGTGACGGCATCTTCCACATGACTC GTGCATTTGATGATGAGGATATCATCCATGTGGAGGGCAACGTTGACCCAGTGAGGGACATCGAGATCATCCACGAGGAGCTGCGATTAAAGGATGAGGAAATGATCACCCCAATCATTGACAAGCTGGAGAAAACTGCCATCAgaggaaatgacaaaaaactcAAACCTGAATAT GATATCATGGTGAAGATAAAGAACTGGATAGTGGATGAGAAGAAACACATCAGATTTTGCCATGACTGGAACGACAAAGAG ATTGAGGTGTTGAACAAATACCTGTTTCTGACGTCCAAGCCCATGATCTACCTGGTTAATCTCTCAGAGAAGGATTACATCAGAAAAAAGAACAAGTG GTTGGCGAAAATCAAGGAGTGGGTAGACACTCATGACGCTGGTTCTCTGGTCATCCCTGTGAGTGGAGCTCTCGAGGCTAAACTGCTGGACatagaggatgaggaggagaagaagaagtactgCGAGGAACAGAAGACACAGAG tGTTCTGACCAAAATAATAAAGGCCGGCTACGCAGCACTACAGCTGGAATACTTCTTCACAGCGGGACCAGATGAGGTGCGAGCATGGACCGTCAGG AAAGGTTCAAAGGCTCCTCAAGCTGCAGGAAAGATCCACACTGACTTTGAGAAAGGCTTTATCATGGCAGAGGTGATGAAGTTCAGTGACTTCAAAGAGGAGGGCAGCGAAGGTGCAGccaag GCAGCTGGGAAATACAGGCAACAGGGCAGGAACTACATCGTGGAGGATGGGGACATTATCTTTTTCAAATTCAACACACCCAATGCTCCTAAAAAGAAACCATGA